One window from the genome of Deltaproteobacteria bacterium encodes:
- the rnc gene encoding ribonuclease III codes for MSWLKSLFKSEIPRDERQRLHAFEGIIGYRFSDLRLLRRALTHKSFSNEKRLPSVEQNERYEFLGDAVLELAVSQLLMDAFPESTEGDLSKLRAAVVNETSLAELARKVRLGDYLYLGRGENQGLGREKDSLLSDAYEAVLGAIFLDRGFGRAFTVVQRQFAELLEAATNQDISRDYKTRLQEESQNRFKAIPQYRLVSETGPDHDKTFEIRLMIGNELFGRGVGKSKKQAEQNAARSALEKIENM; via the coding sequence ATGTCCTGGCTTAAGTCTCTTTTCAAATCCGAAATCCCGCGTGACGAGCGCCAAAGGCTCCATGCCTTTGAAGGGATCATCGGCTACCGCTTTAGTGATCTTAGGCTCCTGCGGCGGGCTCTGACGCACAAATCTTTTTCCAACGAAAAAAGGCTCCCCTCGGTGGAACAGAACGAACGCTACGAATTTTTGGGCGACGCCGTTCTGGAACTGGCGGTCAGCCAGCTTTTGATGGATGCTTTTCCCGAATCGACCGAGGGGGATCTTTCCAAACTTCGTGCGGCGGTGGTCAATGAAACAAGCCTTGCGGAGCTGGCCCGTAAGGTCCGGCTGGGGGACTACCTTTACCTTGGCCGGGGGGAAAATCAGGGGCTGGGAAGGGAAAAAGATTCCCTCCTCTCCGACGCCTATGAGGCGGTCCTGGGGGCCATTTTTCTTGACCGCGGCTTTGGCAGGGCCTTTACGGTCGTCCAGCGGCAATTTGCCGAACTGCTTGAGGCGGCCACCAATCAGGACATCAGCCGGGATTACAAAACGAGGCTCCAGGAGGAATCGCAGAATCGCTTCAAGGCCATTCCCCAATACCGCCTTGTCTCCGAGACAGGCCCCGACCACGACAAGACATTTGAAATAAGGTTGATGATCGGGAACGAACTGTTCGGCCGGGGGGTGGGGAAAAGTAAAAAACAGGCGGAGCAAAACGCCGCCCGCTCGGCGCTGGAGAAGATTGAAAATATGTAA
- a CDS encoding aminotransferase class V-fold PLP-dependent enzyme — protein MSRYYFDYNATTPLAPSVRQVLRITLESDLKNPSSVHEEGRRAGRLLDECREKTASLLGCLPDEICFLSGATEANNAVFSSAWETRPQERSKIVTLAIEHDSVIRPLEHLKKKGMVMETVRVDRAGEVDEEALERAIDEKTLMVTVMAANNETGIELPVEKVCRLAHEKGALFHTDAACAIGKTSFHFGRLSADFASLSAHKFYGPKGIGALLVRRKTKFTP, from the coding sequence GTGTCCCGTTACTATTTCGATTACAATGCGACAACACCGCTCGCCCCGTCTGTCCGGCAGGTTCTCCGGATTACCCTTGAGAGTGATTTAAAAAATCCTTCAAGCGTGCATGAGGAGGGGCGCAGGGCCGGACGTCTTCTCGACGAATGCCGCGAAAAAACGGCGTCCCTCCTTGGTTGTCTTCCGGATGAAATCTGTTTTCTAAGCGGTGCCACCGAGGCGAATAACGCGGTTTTCTCCTCGGCGTGGGAGACCCGCCCGCAGGAACGATCAAAAATCGTCACGCTCGCCATTGAACATGATTCGGTAATTCGTCCGCTGGAGCATTTGAAAAAAAAAGGGATGGTTATGGAGACGGTGAGAGTCGATCGAGCCGGTGAAGTTGACGAAGAGGCTCTGGAACGGGCGATTGATGAAAAAACGCTGATGGTCACGGTGATGGCCGCCAACAACGAGACGGGAATAGAGCTCCCCGTCGAAAAGGTTTGCCGTCTGGCCCATGAGAAGGGGGCGCTTTTTCATACGGATGCCGCCTGCGCGATAGGAAAGACGTCCTTCCATTTTGGGAGGCTTTCAGCCGACTTTGCCTCGTTGTCGGCGCACAAGTTTTATGGCCCGAAGGGGATTGGGGCGTTGCTCGTCCGCAGGAAGACAAAATTCACGCCG
- a CDS encoding OmpA family protein, which produces MRSSRRAAWFFFPALLLCVCLSAPPAHAAYVSRFEVNTFEPAVDSGQYYTQYSSQNLKAWQGTLGFYFDYANRPLQFVGIDDPDERQSVIDQWIIANFYGALGFTDWFEAGINVPVALYNWFFTDIAGAPEDHGMGMGDVTLMTKFRVVNTENSRVGFAVMPYVMFPTGDGVRYLSNGSVAAGLRLITDFILHERFNMTLNVGYFARDDVTLHAVRMDDSFTYGLAGNVDFGKGWHGIAEIFGTTVIRDFFSESSSSPLEAGGGIRYLFGGTGFALDVGANAGIIDGVGAPRVRGYLGLKWTSPVTEECPECPPPAPPPDPRIRDGKIVIWGKIYFDTDKAVLKPLSFPVLDDVVDVMQKNAGVRMVEIQGHCDWRASDAYNMDLSQRRADAVKNYLTGKGIEASRLTAKGYGESKPIADNKTVEGMAQNRRVEFVIQQQDF; this is translated from the coding sequence ATGAGATCATCCAGGAGGGCGGCATGGTTTTTCTTCCCTGCCTTGCTTTTGTGCGTGTGTCTGTCTGCCCCTCCCGCGCATGCGGCGTACGTGAGCCGTTTCGAGGTCAACACCTTTGAACCGGCGGTGGACAGTGGCCAATATTACACTCAATACAGCTCGCAGAATCTCAAGGCATGGCAGGGGACTCTTGGTTTCTATTTTGATTACGCCAACCGCCCCCTTCAATTTGTCGGCATTGACGATCCGGATGAAAGGCAATCCGTCATCGACCAGTGGATCATCGCCAATTTTTATGGAGCCTTGGGCTTCACCGACTGGTTCGAGGCGGGGATCAACGTTCCGGTAGCGCTCTACAACTGGTTTTTCACGGATATTGCCGGGGCTCCGGAAGATCACGGGATGGGGATGGGAGATGTCACCCTGATGACGAAATTCCGGGTGGTGAACACCGAAAACAGCCGGGTCGGCTTTGCCGTCATGCCTTACGTCATGTTTCCCACCGGCGATGGAGTTCGCTATCTGTCCAATGGAAGTGTCGCCGCCGGCTTGAGGCTAATCACCGATTTTATCCTTCACGAGCGCTTTAATATGACGTTGAACGTCGGTTATTTTGCCCGGGACGATGTGACCCTCCACGCGGTTCGGATGGACGACTCGTTCACCTACGGTCTGGCCGGGAATGTCGATTTCGGAAAAGGGTGGCACGGCATTGCCGAAATTTTTGGAACAACGGTGATTCGCGATTTCTTTTCGGAGAGTTCTTCGTCTCCCCTGGAGGCGGGCGGAGGGATTCGCTATCTCTTTGGCGGCACCGGTTTTGCGCTGGATGTCGGCGCAAATGCCGGCATCATCGACGGCGTGGGGGCCCCCCGCGTCCGCGGGTATCTCGGCCTGAAGTGGACCTCGCCGGTGACCGAGGAGTGCCCCGAGTGTCCCCCGCCGGCGCCGCCCCCCGACCCGCGCATCCGGGACGGCAAGATCGTCATCTGGGGAAAAATTTATTTCGACACCGACAAGGCGGTGCTGAAGCCGCTTTCCTTTCCGGTTTTGGACGACGTGGTGGATGTCATGCAGAAAAACGCGGGCGTTCGGATGGTTGAAATTCAGGGGCATTGCGACTGGCGCGCCAGCGATGCCTACAACATGGATCTTTCCCAGCGACGGGCCGATGCGGTGAAAAACTACCTGACCGGCAAGGGGATTGAGGCCTCGCGGCTTACGGCCAAAGGATACGGCGAAAGCAAACCGATCGCCGACAACAAAACAGTTGAAGGAATGGCCCAGAACCGCCGGGTGGAGTTTGTGATTCAACAGCAGGATTTTTAG
- a CDS encoding aminotransferase class V-fold PLP-dependent enzyme: FSYRAGTENLSGIAGLACALDFSLKGIDRENERLTHLRRRLKEGLSRLEEGVVFHEHPSRQLPGTLNVAFPGCSAQTLLAALDLEGVSASHGSACQSGSLDISRVLLAMGIPEEEAASSIRLSFGRMTTDGDVEELLVRMERILKRMSNDKVQISKE, encoded by the coding sequence AATTTTCTTATCGGGCGGGAACGGAAAATCTGTCCGGCATCGCGGGGTTGGCCTGTGCGCTTGATTTTTCGCTAAAGGGGATCGACCGGGAAAATGAGCGTTTGACGCATCTGCGCCGCCGTTTAAAGGAGGGGCTCTCGCGCCTTGAGGAAGGAGTGGTTTTCCACGAGCACCCGTCGCGCCAACTGCCGGGGACGCTGAATGTGGCCTTTCCAGGATGTTCGGCGCAAACGCTTTTGGCCGCCCTCGACCTCGAAGGGGTGTCCGCCTCGCATGGTTCGGCCTGCCAGTCCGGTTCCCTGGATATCTCGCGCGTCCTTCTGGCGATGGGAATCCCGGAGGAAGAGGCGGCGTCTTCCATTCGTCTTTCGTTTGGGAGGATGACGACGGATGGGGACGTGGAGGAGTTACTTGTGAGGATGGAACGGATCTTGAAGAGAATGTCAAATGACAAAGTTCAAATTTCAAAGGAATGA
- a CDS encoding citramalate synthase, whose translation MPKLIQIYDTTLRDGTQAEDIAFTVEDKLRIAEKLDGLGVHYIEGGWPGANPKDSEFFERARRELKLKRAKLVAFGSTRRASSAVEGDEILKSLLSAGTKTVCIFGKSWNLHVTRALGISPADNLKLVSESVAWLKKNRRAVIYDAEHFFDGFKADKKYALESVKAAIRAGADRIVLCDTNGGSLPSEIEKIVRLVRKAVRAPLGIHCHDDAGLGVANSLAAVCAGVTQVQGTLNGIGERCGNANLVSIMADLELKMGYICVGPAKLARLRETALFIDEMANRASNRHQPYVGDSAFAHKGGVHVSAILKEARTYEHVDPKKVGNIQRVLVSDLSGASTIAHKAKEFGLDLKKENPQVRVLLEKLKEMENRGYQFEGAEASFEILVKKALGEYRPHFILHDFRVTDTISLTAGAEATSEAVIHLAVEGREEKASSRGVGPVHALDQALRKALERFYPRLAEMKLLDYKVRVLRGIGTASVVRVLIECGDTEGKWGTVGVSENIIHASYQALVDSIDYKLMKSAKGEKSA comes from the coding sequence ATGCCAAAGTTGATCCAAATCTACGACACCACGTTGCGCGACGGCACGCAGGCCGAGGACATCGCCTTCACCGTGGAGGACAAGCTCCGCATCGCCGAAAAGCTCGATGGACTCGGGGTCCACTACATCGAAGGGGGATGGCCCGGCGCCAATCCCAAGGATTCCGAATTTTTCGAACGGGCCCGTCGCGAACTCAAACTGAAAAGGGCAAAACTGGTTGCCTTCGGTTCCACGCGAAGGGCCTCATCCGCCGTCGAAGGCGACGAAATTCTGAAAAGCCTTCTTTCCGCCGGCACAAAAACCGTCTGCATCTTTGGAAAAAGCTGGAACCTCCATGTCACCCGCGCCCTTGGAATTTCTCCGGCCGATAATCTGAAGCTCGTCTCCGAGAGCGTTGCCTGGCTTAAAAAAAACAGGCGCGCGGTCATCTACGACGCCGAACATTTTTTCGACGGTTTCAAGGCCGACAAAAAATATGCCCTCGAAAGCGTCAAGGCGGCTATCCGCGCGGGGGCCGACCGCATCGTCCTTTGCGACACCAACGGCGGTTCGCTCCCTTCCGAGATTGAAAAAATCGTCCGCCTCGTCCGAAAAGCCGTTCGCGCGCCGCTCGGCATCCATTGTCACGACGACGCCGGGCTGGGGGTGGCCAACTCGCTGGCCGCGGTGTGCGCCGGGGTCACGCAGGTGCAGGGGACGCTCAACGGCATCGGCGAGCGGTGCGGCAACGCCAATCTTGTTTCCATCATGGCCGATCTGGAATTAAAAATGGGATACATCTGCGTCGGCCCGGCCAAACTTGCGCGTTTGCGCGAGACGGCCCTCTTTATCGACGAGATGGCCAACCGGGCTTCCAACCGCCATCAGCCCTATGTGGGGGATTCCGCCTTTGCCCACAAGGGGGGGGTGCATGTCTCCGCCATCCTGAAAGAGGCGCGGACCTACGAGCATGTCGATCCCAAAAAGGTGGGAAACATCCAGCGGGTTCTTGTTTCCGATCTCTCCGGCGCTTCGACCATCGCCCACAAGGCCAAAGAGTTCGGCCTTGATTTGAAAAAAGAAAATCCGCAGGTCCGGGTCCTTTTGGAAAAGTTGAAGGAGATGGAAAACCGCGGCTATCAGTTCGAGGGGGCCGAGGCGTCGTTTGAAATTCTGGTCAAAAAGGCGCTGGGAGAATACCGGCCGCATTTTATTCTCCACGACTTTCGGGTGACCGACACGATCTCTCTTACGGCGGGCGCAGAGGCGACCTCCGAGGCGGTCATTCATCTGGCCGTGGAAGGGCGCGAGGAAAAGGCCTCTTCCCGCGGTGTGGGCCCGGTCCACGCCCTCGATCAGGCGCTCCGCAAGGCGCTCGAACGGTTCTATCCAAGGCTCGCCGAAATGAAACTCCTCGATTACAAGGTCCGCGTTCTGCGGGGGATAGGCACCGCCTCGGTGGTGCGGGTTCTTATTGAATGCGGAGACACGGAAGGGAAATGGGGAACCGTGGGGGTTTCGGAAAATATCATCCATGCCAGCTATCAGGCGCTGGTCGATTCCATCGACTATAAACTGATGAAAAGCGCCAAGGGGGAAAAATCAGCATAA
- a CDS encoding type II toxin-antitoxin system VapC family toxin, giving the protein MVVIDTSVALKWFLEEEGSDIALGLLAEEQFAAPDLLIYELTNGLVFKESFTLDDIADCLGKLMKFDIDFLVLTEKSMARTAELAREFHLSAYDASFIALAEYLKTDFVTADRKMAQKVKALPFVRSLAD; this is encoded by the coding sequence ATGGTCGTCATCGACACCTCGGTAGCCCTCAAATGGTTTTTGGAAGAAGAAGGATCGGATATCGCACTCGGTCTCCTCGCAGAGGAACAATTTGCCGCTCCGGACCTTTTGATCTACGAGCTGACAAACGGCCTGGTATTCAAGGAGTCTTTTACCCTTGACGATATCGCGGACTGCCTCGGCAAATTAATGAAGTTCGATATCGATTTCCTTGTCTTGACTGAAAAATCGATGGCACGAACCGCCGAGCTGGCCCGCGAATTTCATTTATCCGCATATGATGCAAGTTTCATCGCCCTCGCCGAATATCTGAAAACAGATTTTGTCACGGCCGACCGCAAGATGGCCCAAAAAGTCAAAGCCCTCCCCTTTGTCCGCTCTTTGGCGGATTAA
- the era gene encoding GTPase Era, which produces MFKSGYIAILGAPNAGKSTLLNAILKEKIAPVTDKPQTTRKRLKGIYTTKVCQMIFLDTPGVHRSEKNLNRFMLREIDEAVRDADVLVYLFAVDQPETDEMIRLIGQIRQKFPQKKGLALVTKIDLPIEKHRLDVEALRREFSDMKGYPISALTGQGLDEVIQVLTEALPEGPALYPEDDLTDENLRDLAAEIIREKAMALMYEEIPYSLAVVVNEFKEPDHPRPLSPSLEGRGEGEGEHRDAITRIQADLIVEHDSQKGMVIGEGGRMIKNIGMNARKDIETLLGTKVFLELKVKVDKNWTKDPARLARYGYRD; this is translated from the coding sequence ATGTTCAAATCCGGCTACATTGCTATCTTAGGTGCTCCCAACGCGGGAAAATCGACCCTCCTCAACGCGATCCTGAAGGAAAAAATCGCCCCGGTTACCGACAAGCCCCAGACCACGCGCAAACGGCTGAAAGGGATCTATACCACCAAGGTCTGTCAGATGATTTTTCTCGACACCCCCGGGGTCCACCGCTCTGAAAAAAACTTGAACCGGTTTATGCTCCGCGAAATTGACGAGGCGGTTCGCGATGCCGATGTGCTGGTTTATCTGTTTGCTGTCGACCAACCCGAGACCGACGAGATGATCCGTCTGATCGGTCAGATCCGTCAAAAATTTCCCCAAAAAAAGGGCCTGGCCCTTGTCACAAAAATTGATCTACCCATTGAGAAACACCGCCTTGATGTCGAGGCGCTCCGCCGGGAATTCTCCGACATGAAAGGGTATCCCATTTCCGCTCTAACCGGACAAGGCCTCGATGAAGTCATCCAGGTTTTGACCGAGGCACTTCCCGAAGGCCCCGCCTTGTACCCGGAAGACGACCTGACGGATGAAAATCTCCGCGACCTCGCCGCGGAGATCATCCGCGAAAAGGCAATGGCTCTCATGTATGAGGAAATTCCCTATTCGCTGGCGGTTGTTGTTAATGAATTTAAAGAACCAGATCACCCCCGCCCCCTTTCCCCCTCCCTCGAGGGGAGGGGGGAGGGGGAGGGTGAACACCGCGATGCCATCACACGAATCCAGGCCGACCTCATTGTCGAACACGATTCCCAAAAAGGAATGGTCATCGGGGAGGGTGGGCGGATGATCAAGAATATCGGCATGAATGCGCGCAAAGACATCGAAACCCTGCTCGGGACAAAAGTTTTTCTGGAACTCAAGGTAAAGGTCGACAAAAACTGGACAAAAGACCCCGCCCGGCTGGCGCGGTACGGATATCGCGATTAA
- the mnmA gene encoding tRNA 2-thiouridine(34) synthase MnmA translates to MDSKKKSRVVVAMSGGVDSSVAALLLKREGCEVIGISLKLWDYDEADRPAESEGTVSRTCCSLSDVRDARGVCDKLGIPFYVFNHKKDFEQKVILPFVSEYRHGRTPNPCILCNHHVKFDPLLVEAEKLGADYLATGHYARRRCDADGSIHLLKARDAKKDQSYVLYHLGENRLRKILFPVGDHTKEEIRAIAKEQDLPNAFKPDSQDICFIPNNDHAAFIEKNYPSSVGGPGHFVDKEGNILGRHEGVHRYTVGQRRGLGVGFGERMYVTRIDSLKNEVEIGTKDEAFWGGLVAGDVHWIRHPFKNSNSFECGVKTRYQKDECEASIEAMDGKVLVRFKKKSPFVSPGQAAVFYDGDEVLGGGWIERPL, encoded by the coding sequence ATGGATTCCAAAAAGAAATCGCGGGTGGTCGTCGCCATGTCGGGCGGGGTCGATTCCTCGGTGGCCGCGCTTTTGCTGAAACGGGAAGGGTGCGAGGTCATCGGCATTTCGCTTAAACTGTGGGATTACGACGAAGCAGATCGTCCCGCAGAAAGCGAAGGGACAGTGTCCCGAACCTGTTGTTCGCTCTCGGATGTCCGCGATGCGCGGGGCGTCTGCGACAAACTGGGGATCCCGTTTTACGTCTTCAACCATAAAAAGGATTTCGAACAGAAGGTGATTCTTCCTTTTGTCTCGGAATACCGCCACGGGCGAACGCCGAACCCGTGTATCTTGTGCAATCATCACGTGAAATTCGATCCGCTGTTGGTCGAGGCCGAAAAACTGGGGGCCGATTATCTGGCCACCGGGCATTACGCCCGCAGACGTTGCGATGCGGACGGGTCGATTCATCTTTTAAAGGCGCGCGACGCAAAAAAAGACCAGTCGTATGTCCTCTATCATCTGGGGGAGAATCGCCTGCGAAAAATCCTTTTTCCCGTCGGTGACCATACCAAAGAGGAGATTCGCGCGATCGCCAAAGAACAGGACCTCCCCAATGCCTTCAAGCCGGACAGTCAGGATATTTGTTTTATCCCCAACAACGATCACGCCGCGTTTATCGAGAAGAACTATCCGTCAAGTGTGGGCGGGCCGGGCCATTTTGTGGATAAGGAGGGAAATATTCTGGGGCGCCACGAAGGGGTTCACCGCTACACGGTCGGGCAGAGACGGGGCCTTGGAGTCGGTTTTGGAGAACGGATGTATGTGACGCGGATCGATTCTCTGAAAAATGAGGTCGAGATTGGAACCAAGGACGAAGCATTCTGGGGCGGACTTGTGGCGGGGGATGTTCATTGGATTCGTCATCCATTTAAAAACAGCAATTCTTTTGAGTGCGGTGTGAAGACGCGGTATCAGAAGGATGAGTGTGAGGCCTCAATAGAAGCCATGGATGGAAAGGTCCTTGTCCGCTTCAAAAAAAAATCCCCCTTTGTCTCTCCCGGTCAGGCGGCGGTTTTTTATGACGGCGATGAGGTGCTTGGGGGGGGGTGGATTGAACGACCCTTGTAG
- a CDS encoding aspartate kinase: protein MSLIVQKYGGTSVENIDRIKNVARRVIETKRKGHDVVVVVSAMAGETNRLIALAQGITGDPNRRELDQLVSTGEQVTIALLALALQDMDQPARSFVGHQVKITTDSSYSKARIKSIDAKIVKDCLKKGEVVIVAGFQGIDEEGNITTLGRGGSDTTAMALSAALKADLCEIYTDVDGVYTTDPRICPDARKLEKITYEEMLELASTGARVLQIRSVEFAAKYGVNLVVRSSFNHHEGTLVCKEDKKMEEVIVSGIALEKGEAKVALRRVPDRPGVAIKVFGPIAASDINVDMIVQNISEDGHTDLTFTMPRADLSRARKIIEGIAPEIGLKRVDADEDIAKVSIVGVGMRSHAGVAAKVFETLSNKKINIEMISTSEIKISVVVKKDKGEEAVRALHAAFELGGKRG, encoded by the coding sequence ATGAGTCTTATTGTCCAAAAATACGGCGGTACTTCCGTCGAAAATATCGACCGGATCAAAAATGTCGCGCGGCGCGTGATTGAGACAAAGCGGAAGGGGCATGACGTGGTGGTCGTCGTCTCGGCCATGGCCGGCGAAACCAACCGGTTGATCGCTCTCGCCCAAGGCATCACCGGCGACCCCAACCGGCGCGAACTCGACCAGCTGGTTTCCACCGGCGAACAGGTGACCATCGCCCTTCTGGCGCTGGCCCTTCAGGATATGGATCAGCCGGCCCGGTCGTTTGTGGGGCATCAGGTGAAAATCACCACCGATTCGTCGTACTCAAAGGCCCGGATCAAAAGCATCGACGCCAAAATCGTGAAAGACTGCCTTAAAAAGGGGGAAGTGGTCATCGTGGCGGGGTTTCAGGGAATTGACGAGGAGGGAAACATCACGACCCTGGGGCGCGGCGGCTCCGACACCACCGCCATGGCGCTGTCAGCGGCGCTCAAGGCCGATCTGTGCGAGATCTACACGGACGTGGACGGCGTCTACACCACCGACCCGCGCATCTGCCCCGATGCGCGCAAGCTGGAAAAAATCACCTACGAAGAGATGCTGGAGCTCGCCTCCACCGGCGCCAGGGTTTTGCAGATCCGATCGGTGGAGTTCGCGGCCAAATACGGCGTCAATCTCGTGGTGCGGTCGTCGTTCAACCATCACGAGGGGACGCTCGTCTGCAAGGAGGACAAAAAAATGGAAGAGGTCATCGTTTCCGGAATCGCGCTCGAAAAGGGGGAGGCCAAGGTGGCCCTCCGCCGGGTTCCCGACCGGCCGGGGGTGGCGATAAAAGTCTTTGGCCCCATTGCCGCCTCCGACATCAATGTCGACATGATCGTCCAGAACATCAGCGAGGACGGCCATACCGACCTCACCTTCACCATGCCGCGCGCCGATCTCTCGCGCGCCCGGAAAATCATCGAGGGAATCGCTCCCGAAATCGGCTTAAAAAGGGTGGATGCCGACGAGGATATCGCCAAGGTTTCCATCGTGGGGGTCGGGATGCGTTCGCACGCGGGAGTCGCCGCAAAGGTGTTCGAGACCCTTTCAAACAAAAAGATCAACATCGAGATGATCTCCACCTCGGAAATCAAGATTTCCGTCGTGGTAAAAAAGGACAAAGGGGAAGAGGCGGTGAGGGCGCTCCATGCGGCGTTTGAGTTGGGGGGAAAGAGGGGATAA
- the mtaB gene encoding tRNA (N(6)-L-threonylcarbamoyladenosine(37)-C(2))-methylthiotransferase MtaB: MKKVALTTFGCKANQFDTAVLESLLRKEAVAIVDFGAKADFYVINSCAITASACREARQFARRAHKTNPEARIIVTGCSAQTDSAAFEKMGIVHHVVGNEEKGSVVEYICRGDPCDRPSGGLIQDSPLRIFYETPSAYPGHSRAFLKIQDGCSQFCSFCIVPFARGLNRSVPPDKILESMQKLRRREFNEIVLTGIHLGTYGYDLMPRTSLCELMRRIDREKPAPRVRISSVDPEELSDETIDLIAGSDIFCRHLHLPLQSGDDGILKKMRRRYTAGHFAGLAERLNKRMPDMCIGTDLIAGFPGEGDREFEASRRLLAETPVHYIHTFPYSDRKGTKAEGFQDKVEPKVIRRRAQQVRDLSSTKRRAFQRNFIGQTLEGVIESRGAAGQPVALTRNYISVEITDECYYSAGSLAPVRIDAVDSAGARGVVSSHESRVTTRVATRDF; encoded by the coding sequence GTGAAAAAGGTGGCGCTGACAACCTTCGGTTGCAAAGCGAACCAGTTCGACACGGCGGTTCTCGAAAGTCTTCTCAGAAAAGAAGCGGTTGCGATTGTCGATTTCGGCGCAAAGGCCGATTTTTACGTCATCAATTCGTGCGCCATCACCGCCTCAGCCTGTCGCGAGGCGCGGCAGTTTGCAAGAAGGGCGCACAAGACCAATCCGGAGGCGCGAATCATCGTCACCGGCTGTTCGGCGCAGACCGATTCCGCGGCTTTTGAAAAAATGGGGATTGTCCATCATGTGGTGGGGAATGAGGAGAAGGGGAGCGTGGTGGAATATATTTGTAGGGGCGATCCTTGTGATCGCCCATCGGGAGGGCTAATACAAGATTCGCCCCTACGGATCTTCTACGAAACCCCTTCCGCATACCCCGGCCACTCGCGCGCCTTTTTAAAAATCCAGGACGGGTGCAGTCAGTTCTGCAGTTTTTGCATCGTCCCGTTTGCGCGGGGCCTCAATCGTTCGGTGCCTCCCGATAAAATTCTGGAGTCGATGCAGAAACTCCGCCGTCGGGAATTTAACGAGATTGTGCTGACGGGAATTCATCTGGGAACCTACGGATACGATCTTATGCCCCGGACTTCCCTCTGCGAGTTGATGAGACGGATCGACAGGGAAAAGCCTGCGCCACGGGTCAGAATCAGTTCCGTCGATCCGGAAGAACTCTCGGACGAAACGATCGATCTCATCGCCGGGTCGGACATTTTTTGCCGTCATCTGCACCTTCCCCTTCAAAGCGGCGATGACGGGATCTTGAAAAAAATGCGGCGCCGCTACACGGCCGGTCACTTCGCCGGGTTGGCGGAGCGGCTGAACAAACGAATGCCGGATATGTGCATCGGCACCGACCTGATTGCCGGTTTCCCCGGCGAGGGGGATCGCGAATTCGAGGCAAGCAGACGTCTCCTTGCCGAAACGCCGGTCCATTACATCCACACCTTTCCCTATTCCGACCGGAAGGGGACGAAGGCTGAAGGCTTTCAGGACAAGGTTGAACCGAAAGTCATCCGCCGCCGGGCACAACAGGTTCGGGACCTTTCGTCCACGAAAAGGAGGGCCTTTCAGCGAAATTTTATCGGTCAGACCCTCGAAGGGGTGATTGAATCGCGGGGCGCCGCCGGCCAGCCTGTCGCCCTGACCCGGAACTATATTTCCGTTGAAATTACCGACGAGTGTTATTATTCTGCGGGAAGTCTTGCGCCCGTGCGGATCGATGCGGTTGATTCGGCGGGTGCGAGAGGAGTTGTTTCGAGCCACGAGTCACGAGTTACTACCCGCGTGGCGACCCGTGACTTTTGA